From one Marmota flaviventris isolate mMarFla1 chromosome 1, mMarFla1.hap1, whole genome shotgun sequence genomic stretch:
- the Tmem42 gene encoding transmembrane protein 42 has product MAARSLPQPHTQPPRGAVSATAYPDTPAEVPPHLQAGAMRRRFWGAFNCLCAGAFGALAAAAAKLAFGSEVNMSLCILGIIVMASTNSLMWTFFSRGLSFSMSSAIASVTVTFSNILSSAFLGYVLYGECQEVLWWGGVFLILCGLTLIHRKLPPTWKALPHKQQ; this is encoded by the exons ATGGCGGCGCGGTCGCTGCCGCAGCCACATACGCAGCCCCCTAGGGGCGCCGTGTCGGCCACCGCCTACCCCGACACGCCCGCCGAGGTGCCCCCGCACCTGCAGGCCGGCGCGATGCGGCGCCGCTTCTGGGGCGCGTTCAACTGCCTGTGCGCCGGCGCGTTCGGGGCCCTGGCCGCCGCCGCCGCTAAGCTGGCCTTCGGCAGCGAG GTGAACATGAGCTTATGCATCTTAGGCATTATTGTGATGGCGAGCACCAATTCCCTGATGTGGACCTTCTTCAGtcggggcctcagtttctccatgtcTTCAGCCATTGCATCTGTCACAGTGACTTTTTCGAACATCCTCAGCTCA GCTTTCCTGGGCTACGTGCTGTATGGAGAGTGCCAGGAAGTCCTGTGGTGGGGAGGAGTGTTCCTCATCCTCTGTGGGCTCACCCTGATCCACAGGAAGCTCCCGCCCACTTGGAAGGCTCTACCACACAAGCAGCAGTGA